The following proteins come from a genomic window of Lolium rigidum isolate FL_2022 chromosome 5, APGP_CSIRO_Lrig_0.1, whole genome shotgun sequence:
- the LOC124653980 gene encoding ferrochelatase-2, chloroplastic-like, with protein sequence MDCVRSGALDLRCQGKVFGSATSCGKAGCSTNLAGSSAKQNLHAKAKHLQLSASATSSLVHRGPVLKHQRSLAVGSAAAADAYTTFDENVEGVTSHAVEEKVGVLLFNLGGPETLNDVQPFLFNLFADPDIIRLPRLFRFLQRPLAKLISTLRAPKSKEAYASIGGGSPLRRITDEQANALKIALKEKNMEADIYVGMRYWYPFTEEAFDQIKKDKITKLVVLPLYPQYSISTSGSSIRVLQNIVKEDAFFAGLPISIIESWYQREGYVKSMADLIEKELTVFSNPEEVMIFFSAHGVPLTYVQDAGDPYRDQMEDCIALIMEELKSRGTLNNHTLAYQSRVGPIQWLKPYTDEVLVELGQKGVKSLLAVPVSFVSEHIETLEEIDMEYRELALESGIENWGRVPALGCTSSFISDLADAVVEALPSASALTTRKVKGTDSDMDMRHYLTKMFFGSVLAFFLLLSPRLVSAFRNTLR encoded by the exons ATGGACTGCGTCCGCTCCGGGGCCCTTGATCTCCGGTGCCAGGGGAAGGTCTTCGGCTCGGCGAC GTCATGTGGTAAAGCTGGTTGTTCTACGAATCTTGCTGGTTCTTCTGCCAAACAGAACTTGCACGCCAAGGCTAAACATTTGCAGTTGTCAGCAAGTGCAACATCCAGCTTGGTTCACAGAGGCCCAGTGCTTAAACATCAGCGCAGTCTTGCTGTGGGATCCGCTGCTGCTGCGGATGCATACACTACTTTTGATGAAAATGTCGAGGGCGTAACTTCGCATGCTGTTGAAGAAAAGGTTGGAGTACTGCTGTTTAATCTTGGTGGTCCAGAGACCCTCAATGATGTTCAGCCGTTTCTGTTCAACCTGTTCGCTGATCCA GATATCATTCGTCTCCCTAGGCTGTTCAGATTTCTCCAAAGACCACTGGCCAAACTTATCTCTACTCTTAGAGCTCCTAAGAGTAAAGAGGCGTATGCTTCAATTGGTGGTGGATCACCTCTGCGGAGAATTACAGACGAGCAG GCAAATGCTTTGAAGATTGCACTAAAAGAGAAGAATATGGAAGCAGATATATATGTTGGTATGCGGTATTGGTACCCATTCACTGAAGAAGCCTTCGATCAG ATCAAGAAGGATAAAATTACGAAGCTTGTGGTTCTTCCACTATACCCTCAGTACTCCATATCGACAAGCGGGTCAAGCATCCGTGTTCTCCAAAACATTGTCAA GGAAGATGCATTTTTTGCTGGTTTGCCGATTTCCATTATTGAATCATGGTACCAGCGGGAGGGATATGTGAAATCAATGGCGGACTTAATTGAGAAGGAATTAACAGTTTTTTCGAATCCTGAAGAG GTTATGATATTCTTCAGTGCACATGGAGTACCACTTACTTATGTTCAGGATGCCGGAGATCCGTACAGAGATCAGATGGAAGACTGCATTGCTTTGATCATGGAGGAATTGAAATCTAGAGGAACGTTGAATAACCATACTTTGGCTTACCAG AGTCGCGTGGGACCAATTCAGTGGCTTAAGCCTTATACTGATGAAGTTTTAGTGGAACTTGGTCAGAAGGGTGTAAAGAGTCTCCTTGCTGTTCCAGTAAG CTTTGTGAGTGAGCATATCGAGACACTGGAAGAAATCGACATGGAGTACAGAGAGTTGGCTCTAGAGTCAGGCATTGAGAACTGGGGCAGGGTTCCAGCTCTTGGATGCACCTCATCCTTCATCTCGGACCTCGCAGATGCTGTTGTTGAAGCCCTTCCCTCTGCTTCCGCGTTGACAACCAGAAAGGTCAAGGGTACCGACTCTGACATGGACATGAGGCATTACCTGACGAAGATGTTCTTCGGCTCTGTCTTGGCCTTCTTCCTGCTGTTATCGCCAAGACTAGTTTCTGCTTTCAGGAACACTCTGCGGTGA